From Ammoniphilus oxalaticus, one genomic window encodes:
- a CDS encoding sensor histidine kinase encodes MLMGIALVAIWTISALLIVTDPKNPSSRWAAVMAFVGGFGFLAGSLNEEIRPLLNEAVLGSPVFQSWLNERMIEAASVASLICQVGLPYTYLMFALYSGEQLKPIWRFRWGLLLLLPVVYTIWISPVIPSLQLDYPRLVLWVIPYMLLAAALLVKQMWLEKDPILRRSRFFVIILAVFPNLIVLFTIYLARLFGDFDAWKYNLALILALFIFFVGFALKYGVLGVRLRVEQNRVRSTLRALTSGTSILNHTLKNEVGKIQLLAYRIERIAAQHQLKEMEGDLAQLQAASDHILLMAERIHDKTQEIKLNETEFLLSEIVQAAINHIDPLAKANPGVHIELSLGVDGQLTADKVHLTEVLVNLLQNAMEAMDGDGRVQARSYLSKRYVVVAVEDTGKGIAKENIASIFDPFFSTKKSQQLNFGLGLAYCFQVMREHQGRIEMESKLGEGTSFFLYIPRRRFHELKEGAKMNE; translated from the coding sequence ATGTTGATGGGAATTGCATTAGTGGCGATTTGGACGATCAGCGCCTTACTGATTGTCACGGATCCAAAGAATCCGAGTTCGCGATGGGCGGCTGTGATGGCTTTTGTTGGGGGATTTGGTTTTTTGGCAGGTTCTTTAAACGAAGAAATACGTCCGCTATTAAACGAGGCGGTCCTCGGCTCGCCCGTCTTTCAAAGCTGGCTGAATGAACGAATGATTGAAGCGGCGTCAGTCGCCTCGCTGATTTGCCAAGTCGGCTTGCCTTATACGTATCTTATGTTCGCGCTTTATTCAGGCGAGCAGCTTAAACCGATTTGGCGTTTCCGATGGGGATTGCTTCTCTTGTTGCCGGTCGTGTATACGATTTGGATTTCACCGGTCATTCCGTCGTTGCAATTAGATTATCCGCGCCTGGTGCTGTGGGTCATTCCTTATATGCTTCTCGCAGCCGCGTTGCTTGTCAAACAAATGTGGCTGGAAAAGGATCCGATTTTGCGTAGAAGTCGTTTCTTTGTCATTATTCTTGCTGTCTTTCCTAATCTAATCGTCCTATTTACGATCTATTTGGCGCGGTTGTTTGGCGATTTCGATGCTTGGAAATATAATTTGGCGCTTATTTTGGCTTTATTTATTTTTTTTGTCGGATTTGCGTTGAAATACGGGGTGTTAGGGGTGCGCTTGCGCGTGGAACAAAATCGGGTTCGTTCGACGCTGCGCGCGTTGACTTCAGGAACCTCGATTTTAAATCACACCTTAAAGAACGAAGTGGGGAAAATTCAATTGCTCGCGTATCGCATCGAACGGATCGCCGCCCAACATCAGTTAAAGGAGATGGAAGGGGACCTGGCGCAACTGCAAGCGGCCTCTGATCATATTTTGTTGATGGCTGAACGGATTCATGACAAGACGCAAGAAATTAAGTTGAATGAGACAGAATTTTTGCTAAGCGAAATCGTTCAGGCCGCGATCAACCATATCGATCCGTTAGCAAAGGCGAATCCGGGCGTTCACATTGAGTTATCGCTGGGCGTGGATGGTCAGTTGACAGCAGACAAGGTCCATCTTACCGAAGTACTCGTCAATTTGCTTCAAAATGCGATGGAGGCGATGGATGGAGATGGGAGGGTCCAAGCGCGAAGCTATTTGTCCAAAAGATATGTCGTGGTCGCTGTTGAAGATACGGGCAAGGGGATTGCGAAGGAAAATATCGCGTCCATTTTCGATCCGTTTTTTTCTACCAAGAAAAGCCAGCAACTTAATTTTGGGCTCGGTCTGGCCTATTGTTTTCAAGTGATGCGTGAGCACCAAGGGCGGATTGAAATGGAAAGTAAGCTTGGGGAAGGGACTTCGTTCTTCCTTTATATCCCTAGAAGACGGTTTCACGAACTTAAAGAAGGAGCAAAGATGAATGAATAA
- a CDS encoding YkyB family protein: MKLFTKKEQVPASYKTKEELQKIGKIPTGSPIAKLKDKNRIFYLFSLKDSVPIPSRKTTRLQPTIGNLAKALFVVNRHAKTSPQPQKLYQLKTDVIEKLITEGKAEKVGLQQSPNPSKFHQQTCNTLVKVEEYGFHIISTREDLLELPHLGEWSEDFRNPTDTFPLRQAVQLLEQYSQPIKRKSVPSQRRVSNQGQRQSSFFDPFGKQKRRTR; the protein is encoded by the coding sequence TTGAAGCTATTTACGAAGAAGGAACAAGTGCCAGCCAGTTATAAGACAAAAGAAGAACTACAAAAAATAGGCAAAATCCCAACAGGTTCCCCCATCGCGAAACTGAAGGATAAAAATCGCATTTTTTATCTGTTTAGTCTGAAAGATTCAGTCCCCATCCCAAGTCGAAAAACAACGCGTTTACAACCAACAATCGGAAATTTAGCAAAAGCGCTCTTTGTCGTCAATCGTCACGCTAAAACAAGCCCACAACCCCAAAAACTCTATCAATTGAAAACAGATGTTATCGAAAAGTTGATTACCGAAGGAAAAGCCGAGAAGGTCGGGTTACAACAATCACCCAATCCAAGCAAATTTCATCAACAAACATGCAATACGTTGGTCAAAGTTGAAGAATATGGCTTTCACATCATTTCCACCCGTGAAGATCTTCTCGAATTGCCCCACCTCGGAGAATGGAGCGAAGACTTTCGTAATCCGACGGACACGTTTCCATTGCGTCAAGCTGTGCAATTACTCGAGCAGTATAGTCAGCCGATCAAGCGAAAGTCGGTCCCTTCCCAACGACGTGTTTCAAATCAGGGCCAACGACAATCATCTTTTTTTGATCCATTCGGCAAACAAAAACGCCGCACTCGATAA
- a CDS encoding response regulator: MNKHKIRVMVVEDDPTWLQGISEIVQMEPDFQLVATAQTREAAWEAFSGQEVDVALMDINLTENECDGIDLAAEWIEQQAQLKVIMLTSLTEEEVIVDAFSAGAINYLNKLHFREIPEAIRSAFSKSSAIHPTAAAVLRKEFQRMKQQENESLLTPAEKDVLKFIHEGHTQAQAAEKLFVTERTIKNHINRILKKMGLTSSKEAAEVAKKKRMF, from the coding sequence ATGAATAAGCATAAGATTCGGGTGATGGTCGTGGAAGATGATCCGACCTGGTTGCAAGGCATTTCAGAAATCGTGCAAATGGAACCTGATTTCCAGCTTGTCGCTACGGCTCAGACTCGGGAAGCAGCTTGGGAGGCTTTTTCAGGGCAAGAAGTGGATGTGGCGCTAATGGATATTAATCTCACAGAAAATGAATGTGATGGCATCGACTTGGCGGCGGAATGGATCGAGCAACAAGCCCAGCTGAAAGTGATTATGTTAACCTCTTTAACAGAGGAAGAGGTGATCGTTGACGCCTTTTCGGCTGGGGCAATCAATTATCTGAACAAACTGCATTTTCGAGAAATTCCAGAAGCGATCCGCTCCGCATTTTCTAAATCTTCTGCCATCCATCCAACGGCAGCCGCTGTATTACGCAAAGAATTTCAACGAATGAAACAACAAGAGAATGAGAGTTTACTGACGCCCGCGGAAAAAGATGTGCTTAAGTTCATCCATGAAGGACATACTCAAGCGCAAGCCGCCGAGAAATTGTTCGTGACCGAACGGACGATCAAAAATCATATCAATCGCATTTTGAAAAAGATGGGGCTGACGAGCAGCAAGGAAGCGGCGGAAGTCGCTAAGAAAAAAAGAATGTTCTAA
- the spoIIP gene encoding stage II sporulation protein P — MNRFYHLRLPNLLFLLSLLSSLLILSFGWLFGTKAFNISSPSMRQAVAQLSKETMLGAMEREIPYLRFREVDPTAARKPYALFAFETLTGLHPTDLRSLLGRELPGLAAYKTEALSIGANVDLEHYVVESAPPLEITQLELANQREAEAAAEEKKQAAVAAQARQVFIYNTHNTESWTHVTTNKGVVDKDKNVTLISERLGEELKKRGIQTIVDTTDHQQILEEQGLAYALSYAVSLKAAKAAMAENEQISYVFDIHRDSKRKDKTTTVINGKAYARPFFVIGKRNPLWEQNAELANQFHHLLEQKYPGLSIGVFAKGEGHGEYNQSISPNSLLIEVGGIDNTLEEVYNTSAALADVFADIYFEKDQKVDAPTDSSENTL, encoded by the coding sequence ATGAACAGATTTTATCATTTGAGACTTCCTAATCTACTATTTCTATTATCGCTGCTCAGCTCCCTGCTTATCCTCTCATTTGGCTGGCTGTTCGGGACAAAAGCGTTCAACATATCTTCGCCGTCAATGAGACAAGCCGTCGCTCAATTGTCCAAAGAAACGATGTTGGGAGCGATGGAACGAGAAATTCCTTATTTGCGCTTCCGCGAGGTGGATCCAACCGCCGCGCGCAAGCCTTATGCTCTATTCGCATTTGAAACGTTAACGGGTCTGCATCCGACTGATTTACGTTCTTTGCTCGGTCGCGAATTGCCCGGACTTGCCGCATATAAAACCGAGGCTTTATCAATCGGAGCCAACGTTGATTTAGAACACTATGTTGTTGAGTCCGCCCCGCCACTTGAAATCACACAACTAGAACTTGCTAATCAAAGGGAGGCGGAAGCGGCAGCCGAAGAAAAAAAACAGGCAGCCGTCGCCGCTCAGGCCCGCCAAGTGTTTATTTATAATACACATAACACGGAATCCTGGACCCATGTGACAACAAATAAAGGTGTGGTCGACAAAGACAAAAACGTCACCTTAATCAGCGAACGGCTAGGTGAAGAATTAAAAAAACGCGGCATTCAAACGATCGTCGACACGACCGATCATCAACAAATTTTAGAAGAGCAAGGCCTCGCTTACGCTCTATCTTACGCCGTTTCGTTAAAAGCCGCGAAAGCAGCGATGGCTGAAAATGAACAAATCAGTTATGTGTTCGATATTCACCGCGATTCAAAACGAAAAGATAAAACAACGACCGTCATTAATGGAAAAGCGTACGCTCGACCGTTTTTTGTGATTGGTAAACGCAACCCGCTTTGGGAACAAAACGCCGAATTGGCCAACCAATTCCATCATCTACTCGAGCAAAAATACCCCGGCTTATCGATCGGCGTCTTTGCCAAAGGGGAAGGACACGGGGAATACAATCAATCCATTTCTCCGAATAGTCTCTTAATTGAGGTAGGCGGAATCGACAATACACTGGAAGAAGTGTATAACACGTCTGCCGCATTAGCCGACGTATTCGCCGATATTTATTTTGAAAAAGATCAAAAGGTCGATGCCCCAACCGACTCTTCGGAAAACACACTGTAA